Below is a genomic region from bacterium.
GCGATAATGCCGATCAGTCCAAACGAAGCATAGACGCTAACCATGACTTGCCATTGGTAAGAACCTAAGACGAGATCGGAGATTGCTATCGCGGCCAACGGCAGCAATAACCCCCACCGTCTACCCAAGTAAAAGCTTCCCACAAAGGCAATGGCAGAAATAGGGGTAAGATTTGGCTCGTGGGGGAGCAGGCGCATAGTTGCTCCAAAACCGGCCAAAAGCAGGCCGACTAATATTAGTAGTTGATTATTTTGCTTCATCTGGAGTAATAAAATACCATTCTAATTTGTCGTCGGGCAAAAGTTTGTATTGGTCCGCCCCCACCATAGGCAAGGCGCCATTGACTTTATAGTGCCAGTATTTTCCGTCGGTACCATTACTAATCCCTCCTAAGCTTTCTACCAGAGTACCTAAGCCGGAAAACTCTTTAACGGAAAGCTGTATCGACGGATCATTGTCGTTTAAATTTTGCAGAGCTTGCAGGGCAGTTTGCCCGTCTTTAAAAGCCACTTGGCGATCTTCTAATATGCCTTGTACAGTGATGGAAACGTTCTGAGTTTTTATGTCAGCATTGCTAGCGGTGCTGCCTACGTCATTCTGCTGTGGGGATTGTTGTCTGTCGCGATCGGTTAGGGTTGGAAGCCCGAAGACTAACACCGTGAATATTGCAATTGCTAGTAGCGTGGGCCAAATAAATTTTTTATTCATCATCATATGGTTAATTGTTGGGATAATAAGTTACACTGCCACTGTTTCTTTTTTTACAACCTCACCGGTGGGGGTAAATTCTAGTTCGCATGCTCCGCCGGCGCAGGCGAGTTCGAGTTTTTGTTCGGTCTCATCAGACAGCTCATAAAAGAATAGTTTTGAATAGTCGATCTCAGGAAATCCTGCACGTAGTTCTTCGTACTTTTGCTTATCGATTGTTTCGTACGGAGCCAGCTTATAAACATGGTCGAATCGGGGCAAAAAAGATAGTCCGCCGATGATCTCCCAATTTTCCTGAAGCCAGTTCACGACAGCTATCCATTCGTCTTCTCCCACGGAAATGGTTGCGGATGGATTGTGCTCAGTGTAGTTTAACTTAACTGTTTTCCAATATTCCAACTGCTCCAAGGCGGAAAAGTCATCTTTAAACCGGCTATTGTTAGGAGCTTCGACTGGGAATTCTAAAACATAGGTTGTGGCATTGTCGGGGTTCTGACCCACCTCCGGATAATGGGGGACGCCTTGATCGCGAAGCATTTTGAAGAGTGAATCTGTGGCAGAAATCCTTACCCGGCGGATATAGTACTTGGCATGGCGCGGATGGATGCCGGATGAACAATTAAAAGTTTGGGAGACTGTACCGGAAGGCTTGACCGCTGTTACGGAAGTGGCAGGGTTGATACCGAACCGCTGGGCAAATTCAGCATTAGTTTTTACGGCGATGTCCCGGATAGCTTGTAAAACTTCTGGTTTTCTTACTTCGTCACAGTCCCATTGTCCGGTGATCGATACGCCGAGCAACGACTCGTCTTTGCAATGCTTTGCCCAGTCTTGAGAGATGTATTTGAAATTTGTAAGAGAAGCTTGATAGGTACCCAGTATGGCTGCGAGTTTGGCCTTTCTGATTAAGGTTTCCTGGGTGTCGTGGGATCTGGCTATGACCTCTGAGAGATTGCAGAACTGTTTGGATTGAAGAATGATTTCCCCGCATGGGTTTGTGCCTACAGAGGCCTCTACGACGCCGTCTGGGCTAAGAAATCCTCTCTCCTGAAAGTGTTTTTGCCGCCTTGCGGGCATAGTGTTATGCAGCGCACCTCTGTTAAAGAGGCCTCTTTCCCCAGAACCGCTCTTCATAAGAGCGATCCATTCATCCATGAGCTCGGCACTAGTGGGTCGTTGCGCATACACAGCCGAGTTATTGGCGACCATGCGATGTGGCTCATGCACAAAGAATTGCCCCTTTTTTGCGTCTCTTAAGTCGGCGTCATCCAGATCCGAGAGGCTTATCATCGCTGTGCGTCGAACTCCGCCAGCTACTACGCATTCGCCAATCTTGCAGATAATATCATGAGCATCTATTGGTCGGAGCCGACGCCCTTGCCGGTTGAGTATCTTTTCTTTAGCAAACTGCAAGAGTGAACGAAGCGGTTCTGGTCCGGAAGCCTTTCCACCCATTACTTTCAATCTCTCGCCAGCCGGCCGGATTTGGGAATAGTCAAAATCTACATCACCGCCTTGATACCAGGTGGTCAGGCCAAGAGTAAGAGCATCACACCAGCCTTCCTTGGAATCTCCCACTATATGAGGCTGAGCTTTATGGGACTTATTTTGCTTCTGAATCTGTGGAAGCTTTTCTATGTTTTGGCTCTCGACGGTAAATCCAACTCCGCACCCCTGCATGGATAAGTACATGATTTCGGCAAAGTCCTCAATTTGGGCTGGGGCGATAAAGGTACAATTGTAGGCACACGTGTTGCATCGACGAGCGGGATCACCAGCAAATTGCATTAAGCGCATCGATGGCATAACCTCCTGCTTAAGAATAGCTTCGCGGAGTTCTTGGTATTCTTGCCTAGTAAGCTTATCTCCTAGATTCTCTTTCATATACGAAATATAACGGTCAACAGTTTCTATCCAAGTTTCGCGTCGATTTTCTGATTCTATCCAGCGGGCATAGGTACGCAAATAAACAAATTCACCCAGAGGGTTGTCTAGAAAGTATTTCTTGCTCTCGGCGGTAAGTCGGCGCACATGTTCCGGTACATCGCCGTGCTTATCTCGAATCTCTTTATGTTCGGCCCGATAGAGGATATAGGCCTTGGCAGTCGCTGTAAATCCTTGATTCATCAATTCATTTTCTACTTCATCCTGAATGCCTTCTACAGTAGGAACGAATGACGGTTCCAGTCTTTTGCTTGCCAAAAGCTTCTTCACTATGATGGCTGTCACTTGTTCGGGAGCTTCGTCGCGAAATTCTTTGGCGGCCTTCATAGCCTTGGTGATGGCGTTGGTAATTTTGCCTTGTTCAAAACTAACTAAGCGGCCGTCTCGCTTGGTAATATGGGTAATCCCCAGGTGTTGTGCTTGCTTCATAGATTAAAATACTATATATTGATATTGATCTATACAAATTATAATATAGATGGTCATCTATGAACAACAATACAACTGGGGATAAGTCCTCAAAATCGAAAAAAATAGGTAAGGTAAGCCAAACATATCCTCGTCCAGAATGGGTGCCGCAGACGGTGTCCCAGGAGGAGGAGCTTTGTCCGGATTGTTTTAAAGTAGTGGGAGAGCGGAGCCGCTATAAATTGGTCTGCATGCTGGGTAAATCTGCAGAAGGCATGACGGTAAGCGAGCTAACAGAGAAAATGAATCTTAAACAGCCTACGGTTACGCACCATTTGCAGGTTTTGCAATCGGTGGATGCCGTGCACAGCCGAGCGCAAGGAAGAGAGAAAATTTTTAATCTTAATCGAAGCGCTCATTGTTTTGAAGATTGCAATATACCGTATTAAATAGGAACGGTTTAATATAAAAACACCATGCTCGCGCGTGGTGTTTTAGTTTTTTATCATCAGGTTGAGATTCCAGTCTTCGTTTTTGGCACGAGTTATTTCACCCTCGTAAATAGTGATCATTACTTCTAGCGTAGCCGAAGCAGTAACAGAAAAGATGTGGCCACCGATCACACTAAAGTCCTTTTTGGAGAAAGTGCCATGAGCATGTATAACAGGATTGTTATCCATCCATCCGATGTTTCCGATGATTCCTGTTACCTCCAAGTCTTCGGTAATAGGTTCGCCTTCGGCTTCGGTGGGGATGTATTTTTTCTCTTGAGGGCAATAAAAAGTAATTTTTATAGAAGAACATGCCCCGATAGCTGTAAACTTTGCTCCAAGAATTCGATTTTCTGCGGCGTATTTTCTGAGCACTTCAAACAGTTCGTCGCCTTCGTCCAGACGCAGAACCACTTCTTTATTCAAACCCTTTTCCTTAATAATTTCTCGCATATTCACTCCTTATAACTGCATTAGATTTTACAGACTTCAAGGGATTTGTCAAAGGGTTAGTCTTTCCAATTGATTTTTATGATTTTATCGTCATTAGGTTTTTTGCTGCCGCGGCCGTCGGTGTTAGAGGTAGAAACATAGAGGAAGCCGTCTGGTCCGGTAACTACGGCTCGCAGACGGCCGTACTTTTCGCGCAGGTAATTGTTGAGCTGACCAAGCTTGCCATTAGAAATCTTGGTGGCATACAAAGACTGTCCTCGCAGGCCGCTGAATATTAACCACCCTTTGTAATGAGCTAAACCGCTTGGCGCCCAGGTTTCTTCGCTGCCAGAATGAACAATCGGGTTTACCATCCCTGCCTCTGTCTCGTCGCCTTTGATGTTCGGCCAGCCGTAATTATTGCCTTTTTGAATTTTGTTTAATTCATCATAACCGGTAGAGCCTCCGGAAGGGCCGTGTTCGGTGGCCCAGAGCTGGCCCGAAGCGTCCCAGGCCAAGCCTTGTACGTTGCGATGGCCGTAAGAATACACGGCGTTGCCGAACGGATTATCGCTGGGTATGCTTCCCTCATCGGTAATGCGGAGAATTTTTCCGGCCAGAGAATTTTTATCCTGAGCGTTGTCCGCCATCTGGGCATCTCCTGTGCCTATGTATAACAAACCATCTGGTCCAAAAGCTATGCGCCCGCCGTCGTGGTTATTAGAGCCGGGGATTCCTTCGATGATAACTTTACGGTCTGTAAGCTGATCGTTAGCATACTGGTAACGCTCCACACGGTTAGTTAAGCCGTTCCTAGAAGTAGTGGTTGAGTATAAATAAATGAATCGGTTATTTTTAAAATTCGGATGCAGGGCCATGCCTAGCAAGCCGCCCTCGCCCCGGTGAGCAACGCCGGCAATATCAATAACAGTGGTTTTAGTTTTGATATGTTTCAACTTGCCAATGCGTTCGGTTACTAACATGGTTCCATCCGGCAGAAAAGCAATTTCCCACGGGATGGCTAAGTTTTCTGCAACGACTTGTTCGTTTTCTTCATTTACATTTAGAGCTGGCAAGGTTGTTTCTGTCGGCTTAAAGATATACTCATATATGGATTGGCGGTTAAAGTAAATTAGTCCTGCTGCGATTAGGCCAACGAACGCAGTAACAATGGCAAAAGTCTTTGTATTATTCATTCCCTAATTATAGCAGGGCGGGAGCGGTCAGAGCCAAGTTATCCAATAATAAATAAAGACGAACACATGTGTTCGTCTTTTGCTTTTTACCACCACAATCCAGGAATTCCCAAAGCTTTCATTTGGCTGCGGGTCTTGCTGCCGAAATAGCCAGAGCTAGGTGAAATTTTATATTTTGCCTGGTACTCGCTTAGCGCATTTTTAGTATAGCTGCTAAATAGGCCGGTCGCTGTTATTTTCTCGAGCTCATTTGCTTTGGGGCCCGTAGCATGATTGATAAGAATCGTTTGCAGCTGCTTAACATCTTCGCCGGTCATGCCAACAGTGAGATCTCGAACTTTAGTTTGGATGGACGCTTGCGCATCCTGAGCGGGCACCTGAGGCGTGGTAATAATTTTTTCACCATTTAATACAGCTCGCGTAACAGAGTTTAGGACCCCATTAGCAGGTTTTATGCCGTTGGCAGCCTGAAACTTTGCCAGGGCCGTTGCAGTTAGCTTGCCGAAGGTAGTAGTCTCGCTGTTTGGGGATCCTGGTCCGTTGGAGCTTACGATGTAACCATTGGCGTTAAGATATTTTTGCAACTCTTTTATGTCACTATGGTTGGCTCCAGGTTTGAAATCCTTGCTGAAGAAGAATTTATTGCTCACACTGCTGACTGGACTGCTTGGCACGGCAAGCACTTCTTGGTATTGGCATCTTGAATTATCAGAAATCGAATTTGGGAGATAATTCTTTGCTTTAGGATCGGTGCACCCGTAGGGGAGAGGGGCTGGTGCGCTGCCGTCGCCTCCACCATAGCTAGATCTTACCTCTCCGAATATTCCGAAAATAGAAAACCCAGGAGCAGTGCAAGTTATGTTATTTGTAGAGGTGGTAACTACACAGTCGTTTAAGGCCGACCAAGCATTATCATGGTAGTGATATAGTCGAAGAGTTCCTTCCAAATAATTTTCTGCATCGGCGTCTGAGTAGTCATAACTGATGGTTACAGGGATATCAAAATTATCCAACAGTGTTGTAGAATTGATCAATGCCTTCACATCGAAAACAATATTACCCATCAGATTAACAGTCGAACTTGGATTACCTAAAGAGTTCAATATAGTCGTGGATGGCAAGGAGCGGATCTGGATAGCGACAGAGGCAGCGTCATCGGTAAAATTAGCCGGCGCTTGAACGGTAATGGTGTGATTGTTATCAGATAAAGAGGTGGTGCCCCCGGCATTGGCATCAAGAGTTTCATTACTGTCTTTAAGGGGTTCTGTATCGTTGGTACAGCCAGAGGTCTTAAAGGTGTAATCCGACGAAGATGCCATGCTGGTGTGGATGGATCCGTCGGCCGACCGTACTCGGTAATGGTAGGTAGCGCATGGGACCAGTCCGGAAAGGTTAACAGTATGGCTCGTTACCCGCGGCGAGGTGTCGGATTCGGCTGTAGTAGAACCGTAGCTGTTATTTGGACCGTACTGAACTTGACTGGAAGCTGTTTCGTTTGTGGTCCAGGTAATTACAGCCGTGGTAGAACTTGGGTTGGCCGAAACAGAGCTAAACGTCGGCGGAGTAAAGTCTCCGGTTGTAAAATTCCAGGTGGTCGTGTTAGAAATCCCGGCATAATAAACATTCGAACCATTTTTAAAAGCCGTATTTGGGATTTGAATGTAATAACCGGTGTTGTCTATAAAAGTGGTAGATGGATTGATAGTGATTGTACTTGTACCGCTGCCGCTAACTAAACCGCTACCCACAGCTATGGTTTCTACGGTGGTGTCGTCGGAAGCTTTCTTAATCACAATATTACCTGTATCTACAGTAACGCTTGAGCTGAAGGTTATCACTAAGTTAGGGTTTGCTGCGATATTGGTGGTATTGTCTGCCGGAGAGAAAGAGTTTACAGTGGGTTCATTAGTGGTGGTTATAGAGATGTTTTTAGCTACTACGTTAGGCATATCTCCGTCAGCTCCAAATTCAACAATATAACCAGCTAAATTGTGGGTACATGGCAGGTCGTTCCAAAAATTACTGCTCACGTAGAACTGGGCACAGTCTTCATTGCCGCCTGCATCATTTGGTTCGCCGGAAGCCCAACGATTGTATTGCCCTCCGACGACACTACCGCTGCCATTGCCAGACCAAAATTGAGTGCCATTTTCCGGGCCTGTGACCCATCTCCAAGCTCCTTCTACTGCAGAATCACTGGCTCCAAACCAGCCATCGCCAGAAATTCTGGCAGCCACGAAATCATTTTCTGCCTGCGAAGTGATGGTAGCCAAATAACCGGTCGAGCCGTAAGCGGTCTGGCCGGTCGCTGCGGTGACGGCTGAGTTCCACGAGATTGTGCCAGAGATGTATTTATATAAGTGACCGTTAGTTTCGAAGAAAACCTCACCAGGCTGTACCATAGAAACTTCTAAAGTGTCGCTTCCTGTGCCGGGGCGGGTATAAGTTAAAGTGGCGAGGGCATTATTGACGTTGGTAAGGCTCCCGCTGAACTGTACAGTAGAGCCAGAGCTGCCGCCAGTAAATGTCAGTCCGGTAGTGGTGCTCATGGCTAAGGTACCGCTGGTTACACGCAGCCTAACTGGGATTGGTTCGCTGCCTGTTCCGGTGATCTGTAAATCTGTGATTGGCATAGCAACGCTGGATGTGCCGCTAAAACTGTTGCTGCCGGAAATTGAATAAACTGCCTGAGCAGTTTTCAAAGGGTAATTAAAACAGAATCCTATCACTAGGACCAGGGCAAAGAAGGAAAGGAAAGATTTTTTCATCATTAACTTAATTATATCATCGTTATTATTAGCCTGGCGTGTAGTATGTGGATAATTAGTATCAAAATACCGCATTGATATGCGGAATTTTTGTAGGTTGGAGCACCGCTCAAGAAAGGTGATTATTATCTTACGCTCGTAAAATCTTTTCCATCGCCTTGCCTCGGGCCAGCTCGTCTATAAGCTTGTCTAGATAGCGGATCTCTTGCATTAAAGGTTCTTTGATCTCTTCTACGCGCATGCCGCAAATCACTCCGGTAATGAGCGAGCGGTTAGGGTTGAGCTTAGGGGATTGGGCAAAAAAAGTTTCAAAGTCAACTTGTTTTTTAATCTGAGCTTCGAGCTTCTTTGCCGTATAGCCAGTGAGCCATTTAATGATCTGATCTACTTCGGCTTTAGTGCGGCCTTTTCTTTCGGCTTTAGCAACGTATAGCGGATAAACGCTGGCAAAGCTCATAGTATAGATGCGGTGGGGTTTCATTTTTTTATATGTATATGAATTTTATTTTTAAGAACCGTCTCAACTTCGGCTAAGGCATCTGCAATTAGAGCTACATGTTTTTCTATCGTCTCGTTTTGTATGTGAATAGTATGGTAACCATTCTTTTGGGAATAGTAACCCCGAGAAATATCTGTAATGATTTGCTTGGCTTGAGTTATATGGTGCAGGCCATCAACTTCTATATTTAATTTAGCTTTAGGGATGGTTAAATCGATGGTTTTTGAACCATCGTAGAATTCTGTAAATACAGTAACACCCCGTGATTCCAACGCATTAATCAGGGCTTGAGCTTGTGGGGTAGGATTTTTATGGTGTGAAATTTTCATGGTTTTTTCTCTTCCATATCATGTTGCTTAATAACTTTCTCGTGTAGGTTTCTAGAACCCTTTCAATTTCTAAAATCTGTTATATGGCTCTTAAATCACTAGCATGAATTTGTTTGGGTGTTTTTTCATTTTAACTTTCGCTATAACTAGACTTTTTTATCAATCTACCATAATTTCTTCCGCTTCGGGAAAAGAGTTATAGCCTTTTGCCCGCATACTGGCGCAGTAAGCACCGGTGTCGTAAATTCGGACCTCGTCGCCAATATCTGCTTTTTTCAAAGTTCGGGTTTCAATAACTTCCGGGTTGCCGGCAGCAGGGGAGAGTATGTCGCCGCTTTCACAGTTGTGACCCACCACTATATAATCAAGCGTTTCTGCGGAGTCATTAATAACTTCGATTTTATGTCGGGCTCCGTAGAGACTACTGCGTAAAAAATCATTCATTCCGGTGTTGAGCTTTATAAAAGTGAAGCCATCTGTGCCTGTATCGACAATGTCGTCGATGTAAGCTACCAATGTGCCGGCGTGAGCGATAAAGTAGGTGCCAGGTTCGATTTCTAAATGTACTTGTCGTTTGGTTCTTTGCTCAAATTCCGAAAGCTTATCCGAAAACACTGTCATGATTTGTACTAAATTGGCTTCTTGCTCGTCGCCATATCGATGAATTTTAAAACCGCCTCCAATGTCTAGAATGGTTGCGTTTGGGAATTTTTCTACTATATCTAGCGATTTATCCATGACTTCGCCCCACACGCTGGGGTCGGCACCTGAGCCAACATGAATATGCACGCGGTCGATGGTGATGTTATGAGTGTTGGTAAGTTGTAATACTTCATTGATGTATTCATGCCAGATTCCAAAGCTGGCATTGCGTCCACCGGTGCTGGTGCGGTTGTTGTGGCCATAACCTATATCAGGATTAATGCGCACGGCAACGGCGGTCGGGCGGGTGGGAGTGTTGACGAAAGCATTGAGCTGATTAACAGAAGTTGCGACAAACTTCACACTTTGGTTTAAGAGCTCCGGCAGGTTATGAGCTAGCTGTTGGGAAGATAGCGAAATGCGGTCGCCGGCAACCCCTTGCTTAAGAAGCTCCGCTGCTTCGTAGCTCGAGCTGGAATCGAAGCTGATCCCGGCTTCGTTTATCATTTTGACAATTTCCGGGTGAGGATTAGCTTTCACAGCATAGCGAACTGTAAGGCCGTATGGAGCGGATAAGTTTTTAAATTGCGCGATACTTTCGCTAACGGCCGAGCGGCTGTATTCGTAGCGAGGTGTGTTAGGAGAAGTCATAATTTTTGCTCTACTTATTTTAAACTGAGCGGTTTTATGTTAGCCGCCATAAATTCTAGTTTCAACATCATCTTGCAATGCATTGCCATCTTCGTCGAGAACTTTATTAACATGGTTCACCTCCACTTTGCCTTTCCTTAAAATCGAGTCGAATTGTTCTTCTGTAATTTTATAAAAGGCGGGTTGGTAACTGCTCCAGGTATCTTTGGTTTCATTCAAGACTAAATTTGGATTAGTAGGGTCGTAAATAAAATAACCGTTT
It encodes:
- a CDS encoding diaminopimelate decarboxylase; the encoded protein is MTSPNTPRYEYSRSAVSESIAQFKNLSAPYGLTVRYAVKANPHPEIVKMINEAGISFDSSSSYEAAELLKQGVAGDRISLSSQQLAHNLPELLNQSVKFVATSVNQLNAFVNTPTRPTAVAVRINPDIGYGHNNRTSTGGRNASFGIWHEYINEVLQLTNTHNITIDRVHIHVGSGADPSVWGEVMDKSLDIVEKFPNATILDIGGGFKIHRYGDEQEANLVQIMTVFSDKLSEFEQRTKRQVHLEIEPGTYFIAHAGTLVAYIDDIVDTGTDGFTFIKLNTGMNDFLRSSLYGARHKIEVINDSAETLDYIVVGHNCESGDILSPAAGNPEVIETRTLKKADIGDEVRIYDTGAYCASMRAKGYNSFPEAEEIMVD
- a CDS encoding PQQ-dependent sugar dehydrogenase, coding for MNNTKTFAIVTAFVGLIAAGLIYFNRQSIYEYIFKPTETTLPALNVNEENEQVVAENLAIPWEIAFLPDGTMLVTERIGKLKHIKTKTTVIDIAGVAHRGEGGLLGMALHPNFKNNRFIYLYSTTTSRNGLTNRVERYQYANDQLTDRKVIIEGIPGSNNHDGGRIAFGPDGLLYIGTGDAQMADNAQDKNSLAGKILRITDEGSIPSDNPFGNAVYSYGHRNVQGLAWDASGQLWATEHGPSGGSTGYDELNKIQKGNNYGWPNIKGDETEAGMVNPIVHSGSEETWAPSGLAHYKGWLIFSGLRGQSLYATKISNGKLGQLNNYLREKYGRLRAVVTGPDGFLYVSTSNTDGRGSKKPNDDKIIKINWKD
- a CDS encoding DNA-binding protein — encoded protein: MREIIKEKGLNKEVVLRLDEGDELFEVLRKYAAENRILGAKFTAIGACSSIKITFYCPQEKKYIPTEAEGEPITEDLEVTGIIGNIGWMDNNPVIHAHGTFSKKDFSVIGGHIFSVTASATLEVMITIYEGEITRAKNEDWNLNLMIKN
- a CDS encoding DUF2200 domain-containing protein, with translation MKPHRIYTMSFASVYPLYVAKAERKGRTKAEVDQIIKWLTGYTAKKLEAQIKKQVDFETFFAQSPKLNPNRSLITGVICGMRVEEIKEPLMQEIRYLDKLIDELARGKAMEKILRA
- a CDS encoding ribonucleoside-triphosphate reductase, which gives rise to MKQAQHLGITHITKRDGRLVSFEQGKITNAITKAMKAAKEFRDEAPEQVTAIIVKKLLASKRLEPSFVPTVEGIQDEVENELMNQGFTATAKAYILYRAEHKEIRDKHGDVPEHVRRLTAESKKYFLDNPLGEFVYLRTYARWIESENRRETWIETVDRYISYMKENLGDKLTRQEYQELREAILKQEVMPSMRLMQFAGDPARRCNTCAYNCTFIAPAQIEDFAEIMYLSMQGCGVGFTVESQNIEKLPQIQKQNKSHKAQPHIVGDSKEGWCDALTLGLTTWYQGGDVDFDYSQIRPAGERLKVMGGKASGPEPLRSLLQFAKEKILNRQGRRLRPIDAHDIICKIGECVVAGGVRRTAMISLSDLDDADLRDAKKGQFFVHEPHRMVANNSAVYAQRPTSAELMDEWIALMKSGSGERGLFNRGALHNTMPARRQKHFQERGFLSPDGVVEASVGTNPCGEIILQSKQFCNLSEVIARSHDTQETLIRKAKLAAILGTYQASLTNFKYISQDWAKHCKDESLLGVSITGQWDCDEVRKPEVLQAIRDIAVKTNAEFAQRFGINPATSVTAVKPSGTVSQTFNCSSGIHPRHAKYYIRRVRISATDSLFKMLRDQGVPHYPEVGQNPDNATTYVLEFPVEAPNNSRFKDDFSALEQLEYWKTVKLNYTEHNPSATISVGEDEWIAVVNWLQENWEIIGGLSFLPRFDHVYKLAPYETIDKQKYEELRAGFPEIDYSKLFFYELSDETEQKLELACAGGACELEFTPTGEVVKKETVAV
- a CDS encoding peptidoglycan-binding protein produces the protein MMKKSFLSFFALVLVIGFCFNYPLKTAQAVYSISGSNSFSGTSSVAMPITDLQITGTGSEPIPVRLRVTSGTLAMSTTTGLTFTGGSSGSTVQFSGSLTNVNNALATLTYTRPGTGSDTLEVSMVQPGEVFFETNGHLYKYISGTISWNSAVTAATGQTAYGSTGYLATITSQAENDFVAARISGDGWFGASDSAVEGAWRWVTGPENGTQFWSGNGSGSVVGGQYNRWASGEPNDAGGNEDCAQFYVSSNFWNDLPCTHNLAGYIVEFGADGDMPNVVAKNISITTTNEPTVNSFSPADNTTNIAANPNLVITFSSSVTVDTGNIVIKKASDDTTVETIAVGSGLVSGSGTSTITINPSTTFIDNTGYYIQIPNTAFKNGSNVYYAGISNTTTWNFTTGDFTPPTFSSVSANPSSTTAVITWTTNETASSQVQYGPNNSYGSTTAESDTSPRVTSHTVNLSGLVPCATYHYRVRSADGSIHTSMASSSDYTFKTSGCTNDTEPLKDSNETLDANAGGTTSLSDNNHTITVQAPANFTDDAASVAIQIRSLPSTTILNSLGNPSSTVNLMGNIVFDVKALINSTTLLDNFDIPVTISYDYSDADAENYLEGTLRLYHYHDNAWSALNDCVVTTSTNNITCTAPGFSIFGIFGEVRSSYGGGDGSAPAPLPYGCTDPKAKNYLPNSISDNSRCQYQEVLAVPSSPVSSVSNKFFFSKDFKPGANHSDIKELQKYLNANGYIVSSNGPGSPNSETTTFGKLTATALAKFQAANGIKPANGVLNSVTRAVLNGEKIITTPQVPAQDAQASIQTKVRDLTVGMTGEDVKQLQTILINHATGPKANELEKITATGLFSSYTKNALSEYQAKYKISPSSGYFGSKTRSQMKALGIPGLWW
- a CDS encoding DUF4430 domain-containing protein gives rise to the protein MNKKFIWPTLLAIAIFTVLVFGLPTLTDRDRQQSPQQNDVGSTASNADIKTQNVSITVQGILEDRQVAFKDGQTALQALQNLNDNDPSIQLSVKEFSGLGTLVESLGGISNGTDGKYWHYKVNGALPMVGADQYKLLPDDKLEWYFITPDEAK
- a CDS encoding winged helix-turn-helix transcriptional regulator: MNNNTTGDKSSKSKKIGKVSQTYPRPEWVPQTVSQEEELCPDCFKVVGERSRYKLVCMLGKSAEGMTVSELTEKMNLKQPTVTHHLQVLQSVDAVHSRAQGREKIFNLNRSAHCFEDCNIPY
- a CDS encoding DUF559 domain-containing protein, whose amino-acid sequence is MKISHHKNPTPQAQALINALESRGVTVFTEFYDGSKTIDLTIPKAKLNIEVDGLHHITQAKQIITDISRGYYSQKNGYHTIHIQNETIEKHVALIADALAEVETVLKNKIHIHIKK